A single genomic interval of uncultured Sphaerochaeta sp. harbors:
- a CDS encoding exodeoxyribonuclease III → MKLISWNVNGLRAIQKKGFEEYVSSCDADIFCLQETKLQEDQISLSLPDYHLYWSFAEKKGYSGTALFSKTEPIDVSTGIGHPLDSEGRTVTAEFEDFYVVSCYTPNSQSELARLDVRMDWDEAFRAYVSSLKDMKGVIVCGDLNVAHNPIDLKNPKSNERNAGYTIEERQQFTKLLEAGFIDTFRLLYPEKTDTYSWWSYRFRAREKNAGWRIDYWLVSEDLKNRVEDSSIDTEVMGSDHAPVILNLQD, encoded by the coding sequence ATGAAGTTAATCAGTTGGAACGTCAACGGGCTTAGAGCAATTCAGAAAAAGGGATTTGAGGAGTATGTATCATCTTGCGATGCAGATATTTTCTGCTTGCAGGAGACAAAGCTGCAGGAAGACCAAATCTCCCTGAGTCTTCCGGATTATCACCTGTACTGGAGCTTTGCCGAGAAGAAGGGCTACAGTGGCACCGCTCTTTTCAGCAAAACAGAGCCAATTGATGTTTCAACCGGAATTGGTCACCCCTTGGATAGCGAAGGGAGGACTGTTACTGCTGAATTTGAAGATTTCTATGTAGTAAGTTGTTATACACCCAACAGCCAAAGCGAATTGGCAAGGCTCGATGTACGAATGGATTGGGATGAAGCATTCAGAGCGTATGTTTCTTCCCTGAAAGATATGAAGGGTGTCATTGTATGTGGTGACCTGAATGTAGCCCATAATCCAATTGATCTGAAAAATCCGAAGTCGAATGAACGGAATGCTGGGTATACCATTGAAGAACGGCAGCAATTTACCAAGCTCCTGGAAGCCGGATTCATCGATACATTCCGCCTCCTCTATCCTGAGAAAACCGATACCTACTCTTGGTGGTCGTATCGGTTCCGTGCAAGGGAGAAGAATGCAGGGTGGCGTATCGACTATTGGCTTGTCAGTGAGGACCTCAAGAACCGTGTGGAGGACAGCTCAATCGATACCGAGGTCATGGGCAGTGACCATGCCCCGGTAATCTTGAACCTGCAGGACTAG
- the asnA gene encoding aspartate--ammonia ligase: MPKFFPEGYVPAMEQKQTEKAIKYIKDTFERELSGGLKLSRVTSPIFVPRGSGINDDLNGIERPVRFQIGNLENREMEIVQSLAKWKRMALADLGFKRATGLYTDMNAIRPDDDLDAIHSIYVDQWDWELVMGKHERSLDYLKRVVRKIYSSMKRTEFLVSEMFPGCTPTLPEHITFIHSEDAQREYPQLSPVQREKALAEKYGAIFLIGIGSPLADGVSQGGRAPDYDDWSTKTDDEHTGLNGDIIVWDTVRGDSLELSSMGIRVDEETLLRQLKIRNAEDRASLYWHTRLLGGELPQTIGGGIGQSRLCMFLLKKAHIGEVQASVWPEEVLKEADSMHVFLM; encoded by the coding sequence ATGCCAAAGTTTTTCCCAGAAGGCTATGTCCCTGCCATGGAGCAGAAGCAGACTGAAAAGGCCATTAAGTACATCAAGGACACATTTGAACGGGAACTTTCTGGTGGTTTGAAATTGAGCAGGGTTACCAGCCCGATTTTTGTCCCAAGGGGTTCAGGTATTAATGACGATCTGAATGGTATCGAACGACCAGTGCGGTTCCAGATAGGCAATCTGGAAAATCGTGAAATGGAAATCGTCCAATCCTTGGCAAAATGGAAGCGTATGGCTCTGGCTGACCTTGGCTTCAAACGCGCCACTGGCTTGTACACCGATATGAATGCCATCAGACCTGATGATGACTTGGATGCTATACACTCCATTTACGTTGATCAGTGGGACTGGGAATTGGTCATGGGAAAACATGAACGTTCACTTGACTATCTCAAGCGTGTAGTGAGGAAGATATACTCATCCATGAAACGCACTGAGTTCTTGGTGAGCGAAATGTTTCCTGGATGCACTCCAACGCTTCCTGAACATATTACCTTTATCCACAGTGAGGATGCACAGAGAGAGTATCCACAGTTGAGTCCAGTACAAAGAGAAAAAGCACTAGCAGAGAAGTATGGAGCCATCTTCCTTATCGGGATCGGCAGCCCCCTCGCTGATGGTGTCAGCCAAGGCGGGAGAGCCCCTGATTATGACGATTGGTCGACCAAGACCGACGATGAGCACACCGGCTTGAATGGGGACATCATTGTCTGGGATACCGTCCGTGGGGATTCCCTGGAGCTCTCCTCAATGGGTATCAGGGTGGATGAAGAGACCTTGCTTCGACAGTTGAAGATCAGGAATGCCGAGGACCGTGCATCATTGTACTGGCATACACGATTGCTTGGTGGAGAGTTGCCTCAAACCATCGGTGGTGGTATCGGGCAGAGTCGTCTGTGCATGTTCCTCCTGAAAAAAGCACACATCGGAGAGGTCCAAGCCTCCGTCTGGCCTGAAGAAGTTCTCAAAGAAGCCGATTCAATGCACGTGTTTCTTATGTAG
- a CDS encoding IS1595 family transposase, which yields MLSINQESISFEALVEILRNLPEQDLQRIIALVEHSTESPDEGLPIPSETLCCPHCSSNHVHHNGFVRGKQRYVCKECGRTFGQTTGSVRYKSKHSKETWEIYLEAFALRLPLREASRKCGISLSTAFFWRHKILDAISNGKNELLLCGQVQEDETYIQDNFKGNCNAENNLSTRRKQERSPAYKTQRVTGHRHKRGKATHTRGLSKQKICVPCAIDEKGQTLAKASGRGMVQPRHLSYALSSRLDDDVVMVTDKSRASQEFCDLNSLPVVQLKAGIKGCEVRGRYNLQKINNLHSRLKGLLAAFRGVSTKYLDNYLAWNGFEAENPGLNRFDLKKILLDKMQAIGRCSTYLEVFHKPPLPFPAAG from the coding sequence ATGTTAAGTATTAATCAAGAATCCATCAGCTTTGAAGCATTGGTGGAAATACTCAGAAATCTTCCAGAACAGGATCTCCAACGGATCATCGCTCTGGTTGAGCATTCAACGGAATCCCCTGATGAGGGCCTGCCCATTCCCAGTGAAACACTATGCTGCCCTCATTGTTCCAGCAACCATGTACATCACAACGGCTTCGTCAGGGGAAAGCAACGGTATGTCTGCAAGGAGTGCGGACGCACTTTCGGGCAGACCACAGGGTCGGTGAGATACAAGAGCAAACACAGCAAAGAGACCTGGGAAATCTATCTGGAGGCATTTGCATTGAGACTTCCCTTGAGGGAAGCTTCGCGCAAGTGCGGCATATCACTGAGCACTGCATTCTTCTGGAGACACAAGATCCTGGATGCCATCTCCAACGGGAAGAATGAATTGTTGCTCTGCGGACAGGTACAGGAAGACGAGACATACATCCAAGACAACTTCAAGGGCAATTGCAATGCTGAAAACAACTTGTCCACCAGACGAAAACAGGAGCGAAGCCCGGCATACAAGACCCAAAGGGTTACGGGTCATCGCCACAAGAGGGGGAAAGCCACCCATACAAGGGGTTTGAGCAAACAGAAGATCTGCGTTCCCTGCGCCATCGACGAGAAAGGGCAAACCCTGGCAAAAGCGTCGGGTCGGGGAATGGTCCAACCCCGCCATCTTTCCTATGCATTGTCCTCACGGCTGGATGATGATGTGGTGATGGTAACAGACAAGAGCCGTGCAAGCCAGGAATTCTGTGATCTGAACAGCCTGCCTGTGGTGCAGCTCAAGGCCGGCATAAAGGGATGTGAAGTGCGGGGACGGTACAACCTGCAGAAAATAAACAATCTGCATAGTCGCCTCAAGGGGTTACTCGCTGCTTTCAGAGGTGTCTCGACTAAATACCTGGACAACTATCTTGCATGGAATGGGTTTGAGGCTGAGAATCCCGGGCTGAATCGTTTTGATCTGAAGAAAATATTACTGGACAAGATGCAAGCAATCGGAAGATGCTCCACCTATCTGGAGGTATTCCATAAGCCACCACTACCATTCCCTGCTGCAGGGTAG
- a CDS encoding GH1 family beta-glucosidase: MQRVEFNKDFLWGCATASYQVEGAVKEDGRKPSIWDTFCEKEGAVLNGDNGDVATDQYHRYKEDVSLMDELGFQAYRFSIAWPRIIPDGKGEINQAGIAYYKNLCDALHEKGMKAVATLYHWDLPQTLQDDGGWTNRDTAYAFAAYAKACFEQLGSYVDMWITLNEPFCSAYLGYLYGVHAPGHTDTREAFDAVHHLNLAHGLAVKEYRKIGLDKPIGITLNPVAPRPATRKKEDHHASELARAVNTDVFLHPLVRKGYPVLVTETLKISFPVQTGDMDIIAEPLDFMGINYYNEGAVVYDEKMPFKYRDVPVWQRTTDMQWPIVPYGLLRLLHYFDDETKGLPLYITENGCAAQDVVEEGRVHDLLRCDYLNQHFAICKQAIDEGVKLKGYFVWSFLDNFEWAFGYSKRFGIVYVDYKTQERIVKDSAYMMRDVISGYCEF; this comes from the coding sequence ATGCAAAGAGTGGAATTCAACAAGGATTTCCTTTGGGGATGTGCAACTGCAAGCTACCAAGTGGAAGGTGCAGTTAAAGAGGATGGAAGGAAGCCCTCGATATGGGATACCTTTTGTGAGAAGGAAGGAGCAGTCCTCAATGGTGATAATGGGGATGTAGCAACTGACCAATATCATAGGTACAAGGAAGATGTCTCCCTGATGGATGAGTTGGGCTTCCAAGCATATAGATTCTCAATTGCATGGCCAAGGATAATACCAGATGGGAAAGGTGAGATAAATCAGGCAGGAATAGCATACTACAAAAACCTGTGTGATGCGTTGCACGAGAAAGGCATGAAGGCTGTGGCCACCTTGTACCACTGGGATCTACCCCAGACATTGCAGGATGATGGCGGATGGACCAATCGTGATACAGCCTATGCATTTGCAGCCTATGCTAAGGCATGCTTTGAGCAGCTTGGATCCTATGTAGATATGTGGATCACCCTCAATGAACCGTTCTGTAGCGCGTATTTAGGCTATCTTTATGGTGTGCATGCTCCAGGTCATACAGATACCAGGGAAGCCTTTGATGCTGTCCATCATCTCAATCTTGCTCACGGGCTTGCAGTCAAGGAGTATAGAAAGATTGGATTGGACAAACCGATTGGAATTACGCTGAATCCGGTTGCTCCTCGTCCAGCTACAAGAAAGAAAGAAGATCACCATGCAAGCGAACTTGCAAGAGCAGTCAATACGGATGTATTTCTGCATCCTTTGGTAAGAAAAGGGTATCCTGTACTCGTGACAGAAACACTCAAGATTTCATTTCCTGTACAAACAGGTGATATGGACATTATCGCAGAGCCCCTCGATTTCATGGGTATCAATTATTATAATGAGGGGGCGGTGGTGTATGACGAGAAGATGCCTTTCAAATACCGTGATGTTCCCGTTTGGCAAAGAACTACTGACATGCAATGGCCGATCGTACCTTATGGATTGTTGCGATTGTTGCACTATTTTGATGATGAGACGAAGGGTCTTCCTCTCTACATTACAGAGAATGGTTGTGCAGCACAGGATGTGGTAGAAGAGGGGAGAGTGCATGACTTATTGCGCTGTGATTACCTGAACCAACATTTTGCAATCTGTAAACAAGCAATTGACGAGGGCGTTAAATTGAAAGGCTATTTTGTATGGTCTTTCCTTGATAATTTTGAATGGGCCTTCGGATATTCAAAGCGCTTTGGTATCGTGTATGTAGACTACAAGACCCAAGAAAGAATTGTAAAGGATAGTGCCTATATGATGCGTGATGTAATATCTGGATATTGCGAATTTTAG
- a CDS encoding ParA family protein yields MAKTISFHLQKGGVGKTTISGTLACQSALDGYRTLLIDVDPQGNASSWFLKEAPLFELADVVQGKCYIQDAIIPIPQIQNMSLLPTFGIGGTLKLYAETKLAEEPFVLQDLVHEVSESFDRIILDLSPGLGRLERAALISSNEVITPMTPEVFSLDGLEIFIDELAKLKKNLRSTVSHSKIIINSFDNRIKQHRDIYNAACEGVFTVYKIPVDPLFRKAQEAGYAPQLFKSRGRGLKESTVGAIKTLNKDIWR; encoded by the coding sequence ATGGCTAAGACAATATCATTCCACCTCCAGAAAGGTGGTGTAGGAAAGACTACCATCTCAGGAACACTCGCTTGCCAATCCGCATTGGATGGGTATCGTACGTTGTTGATTGATGTTGATCCTCAAGGAAATGCTTCCTCTTGGTTTTTGAAGGAAGCTCCACTTTTTGAATTAGCTGATGTTGTCCAAGGGAAGTGCTATATCCAAGATGCTATCATTCCTATACCACAGATACAGAACATGTCACTGCTTCCTACCTTTGGTATTGGTGGGACACTGAAACTGTATGCTGAAACAAAATTGGCCGAAGAGCCATTTGTTTTGCAGGACTTGGTACATGAAGTTTCGGAATCATTTGACAGGATAATCCTGGATCTTTCTCCAGGCCTCGGTCGTTTGGAACGTGCAGCGCTTATCTCCAGTAATGAAGTCATTACACCTATGACACCTGAAGTATTTAGCCTTGATGGACTTGAAATATTCATTGATGAATTGGCGAAATTAAAGAAGAATCTACGATCTACGGTGAGCCATTCAAAAATCATCATAAATTCTTTTGACAACAGGATAAAACAACACAGGGACATTTATAATGCAGCATGTGAAGGTGTGTTCACTGTGTACAAGATCCCAGTCGATCCTCTTTTTAGGAAAGCTCAGGAGGCAGGCTATGCTCCTCAGTTGTTCAAGTCAAGGGGACGAGGGTTAAAAGAGAGTACTGTAGGAGCAATCAAGACACTTAATAAAGATATTTGGAGATAA